Part of the Kitasatospora sp. NBC_00374 genome is shown below.
GCGGCCTCGGCCTCGGCCTGCAGACGCTGGGCCGCGGCCTCGGCGTGGATACGCAGCTCGGTGGCCTCCTGGCGGGCCCGCTCGGCCTCCGCCTCCACCTCGGCGCGCAGCCGCTCTATCTCGGCCTGGGCCTGGGCCATGGCGGCCGCGGCGCGCTCCTGGTCGGCCTGGACCTGCTGCTTGAGGGCGGTGATCTCGGCCTGGGCGGCGGCGAGCTGGCGCCCGGCGGCGGCCTGGGCGCCGGCCAGCTGCTGCTGGGCCTCGCTGGCGGCGCTGCCGCGCAGTTCCTCGGCGGCGGCGCTGGCCTGCTGGGCCTGCTCGGAAGCGGCCCGCAGCAGGCGTTCGGCGTCGGTCTGGGCGCGCTGCAGGGCGGCCTCGGCGGCGGCCCTGGCCTCGCCGCGGGCGGCGTCGACGTCGGCGGCGGTCTGGGCGCGGGCCTGGTCGGCGAGGGCAGCGGCCTCGGCGCGGGCGGCGGCGACCATCCGCTCGGACTCGGCGCGGGCCTCCTGGAGGAGGCGCTGGGCCTCCTGCTCGGTGCCGGCCCGGGCCTGCTCGGCCCAGTTGACGTTCTCGTTGACGTGCCGCTCGGCGGAGCGGCGGAGCTCGGTGAGCTCCTCCTCCAGCTGGCGGCGGCGTACGGAGAGCTCGGCCTCCAGCTGCGCGGTGCGCTCGGCGGCCTCGGCCATCAGCCGCTGGGTGGCGGCCTGCGACTCGCGGAACTGGCGTTCGGCGTCCGCGCGCAGCGCTTCGGCCTGCAGTTCCGCGTTGCGCAGTACCTGCTCGGCCTGGCCGGTGACGGAGTCGAAGGCGCGCGGCTGAGCGAGCTGCCGACGGGCCTCGTGCAGCTTGGCCCTGAGCACCTCCACCTGGTAGGCGAGGTCCTCGGCATGCTCGATGGTCTTGTCCCGCTCCTTGCGAGCCCGCTCCAACTCGGCCTCGAACTGGGAGAGGTGATCCTCAACCTCGTAGCGGTCGTAGCCCCGCACTCCGCGGTCCCATCCATCTCCTGGTCGCGTCCTCGACCCGGCCGTTCCGGTGGCCCCGGGTGTCCGGGGCCGGATCGGCTGGTCCTTGCATCCGTGGCGGTGCCACGGTCGGAGCCGCCCGCAGTGGTGCGCGGTCGGTCCGCGCTCCGCCGTCCGGGTGGACTCCTGAGCGAAATCTTGCCTTTGGAGAATGGTGACAGATCCGAATTGCGACCGTTCAGCCGTGCCCGCGTAGTGGACTCCCCTGCAACGAGACGAGCCGTCAGATGATCAGCTCCACTCGCGCTCGGCCGTGCTCACCGGACCGGTCCTCCCCGGAGCCTTAGCGCACCTGGGCATTGTAGTGTGCGCAGCCCCCGGGGGAATGGGCGCATCTGTCTTTTCCCAAGTTACCGGCCGGTCGGACCGGCCCGGGCGGGCCGACCTCAGTGCTCGCCGTGCTCCCCGGGGGCGGCCGAGGTCACCAGCTCGGTCAGGACGCCGCCGCAGTCCTTGGGGTGCAGGAAGGTGATCCGCGAGCCCATCGAGCCGATCCGCGGCTCGTCGTACAGCACCCGGACGCCCTTGCCGCGGATCTCCGCCGCGTCGCCGTCCACGTCCGCGGTGCCGAACGCGATGTGGTGCACGCCCTCGCCGTTCTTCGCGAGCCACTTGGCGACCGTGGAGTCCTCGCGGGTGGGCTCCAGCAGCTGGAGGTAGGAGGCGCCGCCGTCCCCGGTGTCGTTGATCTTCAGCATCGCCTCGCGGACCCCCTGCTCCTCGTTGACCTCGGAGTGGAACACCTCGAACCCGTAGGTGGCGCGGTAGAACTCCACCGTCCTGTCCAGGTCGAAGCAGGCGATTCCGATGTGGTCGATACGGGTCAGCATGACGGCCTCCGGGGCGTGGTCCAACTGGGCGGGGCACCAGTGCAGCGCATCGCGGCAGGCCTTGGCCACTACGCGACGTGCGAGCCTGCTCACAATTCACTCCGCGCGGCCTGACACGGTGTTGACTGGACAGTGCCAGTGCCGCTGATCACACCCTCGCGCCGGTGACGGCCGGGTTACACGTCAGTACATTGAGCCGCATCCCCACACCCTCTCCTGGCCATGACGCGCGAAGGAGCTCGTCCCATGACTACCTCAGTGATCGTCGCGGGTGCCCGCACCCCGATGGGCCGACTCCTCGGCTCCCTCAAGGGCTTCTCCGGCGCGGAGCTCGGCGGCTTCGCGATCAAGTCCGCGCTGGAGCGGGCGGGCATCACCGGCGAGCAGGTGCAGTACGTGATCATGGGCCAGGTGCTCCAGGCCGGAGCCGGCCAGATCCCGGCCCGCCAGGCCGCCATCAAGGCCGGCATCCCGATGAACGTCCCGGCGCTGACCATCAACAAGGTCTGCCTCTCCGGGCTGGACGCCATCGCGCTGGCCGACCAGCTGATCCGGGCCGGCGAGTTCGACGTCGTGGTGGCCGGCGGCCAGGAGTCCATGACCAACGCCCCGCACCTGCTCCCCAAGTCCCGCGAGGGCTACAAGTACGGCGCGATCGAGCTGCTCGACGCGATGGCGTACGACGGCCTCACCGACGCCTACGAGAACATCCCGATGGGCGAGTCCACCGAGAAGCACAACACCCGGCTGGGCATCGGCCGCGAGGTGCAGGACCACCTCGCCGCGCTCTCCCACCAGCGGGCCGCCGCCGCGCAGAAGAACGGCGTCTTCGAGGCCGAGATCACCCCGGTGGAGATCCCGCAGCGCAAGGGCGACCCGGTGCTGTTCAGCCAGGACGAGGGCATCCGCGGCGACACCACGGTGGAGACCCTGGGCCGGCTGCGCCCGGCCTTCACCAAGGACGGCACGATCACCGCCGGCACCTCCTCGCAGATCTCCGACGGCGCCGCCGCCGTGGTCGTGATGAGCAAGGCCAAGGCCGAGGAGCTGGGTCTGAGCTGGATCGCCGAGATCGGCGCGCACGGCAACGTGGCCGGCCCGGACAACTCGCTCCAGTCGCAGCCGTCCAACGCGATCAAGCACGCCCTCGCCAAGGAGGGCCTGGAGGTCGCCGACCTCGACCTGGTCGAGATCAACGAGGCCTTCGCGGCCGTCGCCCACCAGTCGATGAAGGACCTGGGCATCACCGAGGAGATCGTCAACGTCAACGGCGGCGCGATCGCGCTCGGTCACCCGATCGGGATGTCCGGCGCCCGCGTGGTGCTGCACCTGGCGCTGGAGCTGCAGCGCCGCGGCGGCGGCGTCGGCGCGGCCGCCCTGTGCGGCGGCGGCGGGCAGGGCGACGCCCTGATCGTCCGGGTGCCCGGGGCCTGACCGGCCGGCACGGACGCAGGGCACAGACACGAGGGCTGCTCGCCGGGACGACGACCGTCCCGGCGAGCAGCCCTGTTCCCGATCGAGGAGCACGTTGATGGTCGATGTCACCACGCTGGTCGCGCAGGCCAGGGAGGGCCGGCCGCGGGCCGTCGCCCGGTTGATCACGCTGGTGGAGAACGCCGCGCCGCAGCTGCGCGAGGTGATGGCCGCGCTGACCCCGTACACCGGGCAGGCGTACACCGTCGGGCTCACCGGCTCGCCCGGCGTGGGCAAGTCCACCTCGACGTCCGCGCTGGTCTCGGCGTACCGGCGGCTCGGCAAGCGGGTCGGCGTGCTGGCGGTCGACCCGTCCTCGCCGTTCTCCGGCGGTGCGCTGCTCGGCGACCGGGTCCGGATGCAGGACCACGCCACCGACCCGGAGGTCTTCATCCGCTCGATGGCCACCCGCGGCCACCTGGGTGGCCTGTCGTGGGCGGCTCCGCAGGCGCTGCGGGTGCTGGACGGCGCCGGCTGCGAGGTGATCCTGGTGGAGACCGTCGGCGTCGGTCAGTCCGAGGTGGAGATCGCCGCGCAGGCCGACACCACGGTCGTCCTGCTGGCGCCGGGCATGGGGGACGGGATCCAGGCGGCGAAGGCCGGGATCCTGGAGATCGGCGACCTGTTCGTGGTCAACAAGGCCGACCGGGACGGCGCCGACGCCACCGCCCGGGAGCTCAACCACATGCTCGGCCTCGGCGAGTCCCGGGGCCCCGGCGACTGGCGCCCGCCGATCGTCAAGACCGTCGCCGCCCGCGGCGAGGGCATGGACGAGGTGGTCGAGGCGCTGGAGAAGCACCGCGCCTGGCTGGCCGAGACCGGCGAACTGGCCGCCCGGCGGCGCCGGCGCGCGGCCGACGAGGTCCAGGCGATCGCGCTGGCCGCGCTGCGGGCCCGGATCGGCGACCTGCACGGCGACCGGCGGCTGTCCGCCCTCGCCGAGCGGGTGGCCGCGGGTGAGCTCGACCCGTACGGCGCGGCCGACCAGCTGGTGGCCGACCTGACCGGCGCCTGAGCGGTCCGGCCCCGCTCGCCGGGGCCCCCGCGACGCCTCCTCCCGCGGCCGGTGCTCAGCCCCGGCCGCGGAGGTTGCGCAGATGCTCCGCGACGGGGGCCAGCGCCGCGTACATCGCGTCGATCTGCGCCGGGGTGAACCGGTCGACGAAGTGCTCGCGGACGCTGCGGACGTGGTCCGGCGCGACCTTCTGCATCGTCTCCCAGCCCAGCCCGGTGAGGTTGGCGTACAGGCCGCGGCGGTCGCCCGGACACTCCTGGCGCAGGACCAGCCCGGCGTTCTCCATCCGGGTGATCTGGTGCGAGAGCCGGCTCTTGGACTGGAGCGTGGCGGTGGCCAGGTCGGTCATCCGCATCCGCCGGTCCGGGGCCTCGGAGAGGACCACCAGGATCTCGTAGTCGTTGATGGCGAGGTTGTGCGGCTGGAGTTCGCGGCCGAGCTGGTAGTCGAGAAGCTTGCTGACCTCCAGATGGGCGCGCCAGAACCGCTGCTCGGCGGCGGTGAGCCAGGGGGTCTCCGCCTCGGACTCGGAGGCGGAGACCGCCGACGCTTCGGTCAGGTTCGTTTCCATGGCGCCAGCATAACCTGGATTGTTAAAAGTTGTACAATATTTGACCCCGCAGGTCAGAGACCGAAGCGCCGTCCAAGATCGCCCAGGTTGCCGAGGCCGGGGATGTTCACATTGGGCAGCTGCTGCTGACCGTGCCCGGCCGGCTGGTGCGGCAAACCGGCACCGGGCACCCCGGCCTCGGCGTGCACCACGCCCACCGAGCGCTCGGCCATCAGCGTCTCGGAGGACTGCAGCAGGACCTGGCCGGCGCCGATGA
Proteins encoded:
- a CDS encoding acetyl-CoA C-acetyltransferase; translated protein: MTTSVIVAGARTPMGRLLGSLKGFSGAELGGFAIKSALERAGITGEQVQYVIMGQVLQAGAGQIPARQAAIKAGIPMNVPALTINKVCLSGLDAIALADQLIRAGEFDVVVAGGQESMTNAPHLLPKSREGYKYGAIELLDAMAYDGLTDAYENIPMGESTEKHNTRLGIGREVQDHLAALSHQRAAAAQKNGVFEAEITPVEIPQRKGDPVLFSQDEGIRGDTTVETLGRLRPAFTKDGTITAGTSSQISDGAAAVVVMSKAKAEELGLSWIAEIGAHGNVAGPDNSLQSQPSNAIKHALAKEGLEVADLDLVEINEAFAAVAHQSMKDLGITEEIVNVNGGAIALGHPIGMSGARVVLHLALELQRRGGGVGAAALCGGGGQGDALIVRVPGA
- the meaB gene encoding methylmalonyl Co-A mutase-associated GTPase MeaB; the encoded protein is MVDVTTLVAQAREGRPRAVARLITLVENAAPQLREVMAALTPYTGQAYTVGLTGSPGVGKSTSTSALVSAYRRLGKRVGVLAVDPSSPFSGGALLGDRVRMQDHATDPEVFIRSMATRGHLGGLSWAAPQALRVLDGAGCEVILVETVGVGQSEVEIAAQADTTVVLLAPGMGDGIQAAKAGILEIGDLFVVNKADRDGADATARELNHMLGLGESRGPGDWRPPIVKTVAARGEGMDEVVEALEKHRAWLAETGELAARRRRRAADEVQAIALAALRARIGDLHGDRRLSALAERVAAGELDPYGAADQLVADLTGA
- the mce gene encoding methylmalonyl-CoA epimerase; its protein translation is MLTRIDHIGIACFDLDRTVEFYRATYGFEVFHSEVNEEQGVREAMLKINDTGDGGASYLQLLEPTREDSTVAKWLAKNGEGVHHIAFGTADVDGDAAEIRGKGVRVLYDEPRIGSMGSRITFLHPKDCGGVLTELVTSAAPGEHGEH
- a CDS encoding MarR family winged helix-turn-helix transcriptional regulator; the encoded protein is METNLTEASAVSASESEAETPWLTAAEQRFWRAHLEVSKLLDYQLGRELQPHNLAINDYEILVVLSEAPDRRMRMTDLATATLQSKSRLSHQITRMENAGLVLRQECPGDRRGLYANLTGLGWETMQKVAPDHVRSVREHFVDRFTPAQIDAMYAALAPVAEHLRNLRGRG